In Rhodamnia argentea isolate NSW1041297 chromosome 11, ASM2092103v1, whole genome shotgun sequence, one genomic interval encodes:
- the LOC115747271 gene encoding ion channel POLLUX isoform X2 has protein sequence MHDAHEVPAVKTPSSDPGKFERPPLLKKPKTLDDADSDSTPHFPGPLFPAVRRVATAPPSSRPPLSNLRVSVGDDPSPPDSPFSDRDWVYPAFLGHHPAKSRVALKASKLQKLDSPVLTARGRSDDPNCKGISEKQLAGAAPAKKVEKDVKLASSQLSMTRSNSGSGIASKRIGLFKQSLVLYLLAFTCMVVVPYTFYLQIRLQKLQEENNGLHTLCSDRLDDSESSKILPHEDRALVSDWSNTESRTVALYTVVVTLLMPFFLYEYLDYLPKLKNLSKRMKNNQEEVPLKKRIAYMVDVCFSVYPYAKLLALLFATVFLIAFGGLALYAVSDGSFAEALWLAWTFVADSGNHADRVGMGPRIVSVSISSGGMLIFAMMLGLVSDAISEKVDSLRKGKSEVIERNHILVLGWSDKLGSLLKQLAIANKSIGGGVIVVLAERDKEEMELDIAKLEFDLMGTSVICRSGSPLILADLKKVSVSKARAIIVLASDENADQSDARALRVVLSLTGVKEGLRGHVVVEMSDLDNEPLVKLVGGDLIETVVAHDVIGRLMIQCALQPGLAQIWEDILGFENAEFYIKRWPQLDGLRFEDVLISFPDAIPCGVKVAADGGKIILNPDDSFILKEGDEVLVIAEDDDTYSPGPLPEVRRGLFPKIADPPKYPERILFCGWRRDIDDMINVLEAFLSPGSELWIFSAVPEKDREKKLIDGGLDISKLQNVRLVHHEGNAVIKRHLEGLPLETFDSMNHWKTLLCIRTRDLWPPSSLFEIYSQSVSQTRIQVQHL, from the exons ATGCACGACGCCCATGAGGTCCCGGCGGTCAAGACCCCATCCTCCGACCCCGGCAAGTTCGAGAGGCCCCCACTTCTCAAGAAACCCAAAACCCTAGATGATGCAGATTCCGATTCCACCCCTCACTTCCCCGGCCCTCTCTTCCCCGCCGTCCGCCGTGTCGCCACCGCTCCCCCCTCCTCCCGCCCTCCCCTTTCCAATCTCCGCGTTTCCGTCGGAGATGATCCGTCCCCTCCCGACTCCCCCTTCTCCGATCGCGACTGGGTCTACCCCGCGTTTCTTGGGCACCACCCCGCCAAGAGCCGAGTCGCTCTCAAGGCTTCCAAGCTGCAGAAGCTTGACTCGCCTGTTTTGACTGCTCGTGGCCGCTCGGACGATCCCAATTGCAAGGGTATCAGTGAGAAGCAGCTGGCAGGCGCTGCCCCTGCAAAAAAAGTGGAGAAGGATGTCAAGTTGGCATCGAGTCAGCTCAGTATGACCCGCTCGAACTCGGGCAGTGGTATTGCTTCAAAGAGAATTGGGCTGTTTAAGCAATCTTTGGTACTTTATTTG cttgctttcacttgcatggTAGTTGTACCCTACACATTTTATCTGCAGATAAGATTACAGAAACTTCAG GAGGAGAACAATGGCCTGCATACATTATGCAGTGATAGACTTGATGATAGTGAAAGTTCAAAGATTTTGCCGCACGAGGATAGGGCATTGGTGTCTGATTGGTCGAACACTGAAAGCAGAACTGTAGCTCTATATACTGTTGTTGTAACCCTTctcatgccattttttttatatgaatatcTTGACTATCTTCCCAAGTTAAAGAATCTTTCAAAGAGGATGAAGAATAACCAGGAAGAGGTTCCCCTGAAAAAGAGAATTGCCTACATGGTGGACGTTTGCTTCTCTGTTTATCCATACGCAAAGCTCCTTGCACTTCTTTTTGCGACTGTATTTCTTATAGCATTTGGTGGGTTGGCATTGTATGCGGTCAGTGATGGTAGTTTTGCAGAGGCCCTTTGGCTTGCATGGACATTTGTCGCTGATTCTGGTAATCATGCTGATAGAGTTGGCATGGGGCCAAGGATAGTTTCTGTCTCCATCAGTTCAGGTGGCATGCTGATATTCGCAATGATGCTTGGGCTTGTTTCTGATGCTATCTCTGAAAAGGTGGATTCCCTGCGCAAAGGGAAGAGTGAAGTGATAGAAAGAAATCACATACTAGTTTTGGGGTGGAGTGACAAATTG GGCTCATTGTTGAAGCAGCTAGCAATAGCTAATAAGAGTATCGGTGGTGGAGTCATCGTTGTACTTGCAGAGAGGGACAAGGAGGAAATGGAGCTGGACATTGCTAAGCTGGAGTTTGACTTGATGGGCACATCCGTAATATGTAGAAGTGGAAGTCCTCTTATTTTGGCTGATCTGAAGAAG GTTTCAGTTTCAAAGGCACGTGCTATTATTGTATTGGCATCTGATGAAAATGCAGATCAG AGTGATGCACGTGCTCTAAGGGTCGTGCTAAGTCTTACGGGAGTCAAAGAAGGTTTGAGGGGTCATGTTGTTGTAGAGATGAGTGATCTTGACAATGAACCCCTGGTCAAGCTTGTTGGAGGTGACCTTATTGAGACAGTTGTTGCACATGATGTTATAGGACGCTTGATGATACAATGTGCTCTTCAACCCGGTCTTGCACAG ATATGGGAAGACATTTTGGGTTTTGAGAATGCGGAGTTCTACATTAAGCGGTGGCCCCAATTGGATGGTTTGAGGTTTGAAGATGTCCTTATTTCATTTCCTGATGCAATTCCTTGTGGAGTTAAGGTTGCTGCAGATGGTGGGAAGATAATTCTAAATCCGGATGATAGTTTCATATTGAAGGAAGGGGATGAAGTTCTTGTTATTGCTGAGGATGACGACACCTACTCTCCTGGTCCCCTTCCAGAG GTACGCAGGGgacttttcccaaaaatagcTGACCCTCCGAAATATCCCGAGAGAATACTATTTTGTGGGTGGCGTCGTGACATTGATGATATGATTAAT GTTCTGGAGGCCTTCCTGTCTCCAGGATCAGAATTATGGATATTCAGTGCGGTCCCAGAaaaagatagagagaaaaagctgatAGATGGTGGACTCGATATTTCTAAATTGCAAAATGTAAGACTTGTTCACCATGAGGGGAATGCTGTCATCAAGCGCCACCTTGAGGGCCTCCCTCTCGAGACTTTTGACTCT ATGAATCACTGGAAGACTCTATTGTGCATTCGGACTCGAGATCTCTGGCCACCCTCCTCCTTATTCGAGATATACAG TCAAAGCGTCTCCCAAACAAGGATACAAGTTCAACATCTCTAA
- the LOC115747271 gene encoding ion channel DMI1 isoform X1 — protein sequence MHDAHEVPAVKTPSSDPGKFERPPLLKKPKTLDDADSDSTPHFPGPLFPAVRRVATAPPSSRPPLSNLRVSVGDDPSPPDSPFSDRDWVYPAFLGHHPAKSRVALKASKLQKLDSPVLTARGRSDDPNCKGISEKQLAGAAPAKKVEKDVKLASSQLSMTRSNSGSGIASKRIGLFKQSLVLYLLAFTCMVVVPYTFYLQIRLQKLQEENNGLHTLCSDRLDDSESSKILPHEDRALVSDWSNTESRTVALYTVVVTLLMPFFLYEYLDYLPKLKNLSKRMKNNQEEVPLKKRIAYMVDVCFSVYPYAKLLALLFATVFLIAFGGLALYAVSDGSFAEALWLAWTFVADSGNHADRVGMGPRIVSVSISSGGMLIFAMMLGLVSDAISEKVDSLRKGKSEVIERNHILVLGWSDKLGSLLKQLAIANKSIGGGVIVVLAERDKEEMELDIAKLEFDLMGTSVICRSGSPLILADLKKVSVSKARAIIVLASDENADQSDARALRVVLSLTGVKEGLRGHVVVEMSDLDNEPLVKLVGGDLIETVVAHDVIGRLMIQCALQPGLAQIWEDILGFENAEFYIKRWPQLDGLRFEDVLISFPDAIPCGVKVAADGGKIILNPDDSFILKEGDEVLVIAEDDDTYSPGPLPEVRRGLFPKIADPPKYPERILFCGWRRDIDDMINVLEAFLSPGSELWIFSAVPEKDREKKLIDGGLDISKLQNVRLVHHEGNAVIKRHLEGLPLETFDSILILADESLEDSIVHSDSRSLATLLLIRDIQSKRLPNKDTSSTSLRLSGFSHSSWISEMQQASDKSIIISEILDSRTRNLVSVSRISDYVLSNELVSMALAMVAEDKQINRVLEELFAGEGNEMCIKPAEFYLFDQEELSFYDIMIRGRQRQEIIIGYRLPNADRAIINPSEKSQPRKWSLDDVFVVISSSE from the exons ATGCACGACGCCCATGAGGTCCCGGCGGTCAAGACCCCATCCTCCGACCCCGGCAAGTTCGAGAGGCCCCCACTTCTCAAGAAACCCAAAACCCTAGATGATGCAGATTCCGATTCCACCCCTCACTTCCCCGGCCCTCTCTTCCCCGCCGTCCGCCGTGTCGCCACCGCTCCCCCCTCCTCCCGCCCTCCCCTTTCCAATCTCCGCGTTTCCGTCGGAGATGATCCGTCCCCTCCCGACTCCCCCTTCTCCGATCGCGACTGGGTCTACCCCGCGTTTCTTGGGCACCACCCCGCCAAGAGCCGAGTCGCTCTCAAGGCTTCCAAGCTGCAGAAGCTTGACTCGCCTGTTTTGACTGCTCGTGGCCGCTCGGACGATCCCAATTGCAAGGGTATCAGTGAGAAGCAGCTGGCAGGCGCTGCCCCTGCAAAAAAAGTGGAGAAGGATGTCAAGTTGGCATCGAGTCAGCTCAGTATGACCCGCTCGAACTCGGGCAGTGGTATTGCTTCAAAGAGAATTGGGCTGTTTAAGCAATCTTTGGTACTTTATTTG cttgctttcacttgcatggTAGTTGTACCCTACACATTTTATCTGCAGATAAGATTACAGAAACTTCAG GAGGAGAACAATGGCCTGCATACATTATGCAGTGATAGACTTGATGATAGTGAAAGTTCAAAGATTTTGCCGCACGAGGATAGGGCATTGGTGTCTGATTGGTCGAACACTGAAAGCAGAACTGTAGCTCTATATACTGTTGTTGTAACCCTTctcatgccattttttttatatgaatatcTTGACTATCTTCCCAAGTTAAAGAATCTTTCAAAGAGGATGAAGAATAACCAGGAAGAGGTTCCCCTGAAAAAGAGAATTGCCTACATGGTGGACGTTTGCTTCTCTGTTTATCCATACGCAAAGCTCCTTGCACTTCTTTTTGCGACTGTATTTCTTATAGCATTTGGTGGGTTGGCATTGTATGCGGTCAGTGATGGTAGTTTTGCAGAGGCCCTTTGGCTTGCATGGACATTTGTCGCTGATTCTGGTAATCATGCTGATAGAGTTGGCATGGGGCCAAGGATAGTTTCTGTCTCCATCAGTTCAGGTGGCATGCTGATATTCGCAATGATGCTTGGGCTTGTTTCTGATGCTATCTCTGAAAAGGTGGATTCCCTGCGCAAAGGGAAGAGTGAAGTGATAGAAAGAAATCACATACTAGTTTTGGGGTGGAGTGACAAATTG GGCTCATTGTTGAAGCAGCTAGCAATAGCTAATAAGAGTATCGGTGGTGGAGTCATCGTTGTACTTGCAGAGAGGGACAAGGAGGAAATGGAGCTGGACATTGCTAAGCTGGAGTTTGACTTGATGGGCACATCCGTAATATGTAGAAGTGGAAGTCCTCTTATTTTGGCTGATCTGAAGAAG GTTTCAGTTTCAAAGGCACGTGCTATTATTGTATTGGCATCTGATGAAAATGCAGATCAG AGTGATGCACGTGCTCTAAGGGTCGTGCTAAGTCTTACGGGAGTCAAAGAAGGTTTGAGGGGTCATGTTGTTGTAGAGATGAGTGATCTTGACAATGAACCCCTGGTCAAGCTTGTTGGAGGTGACCTTATTGAGACAGTTGTTGCACATGATGTTATAGGACGCTTGATGATACAATGTGCTCTTCAACCCGGTCTTGCACAG ATATGGGAAGACATTTTGGGTTTTGAGAATGCGGAGTTCTACATTAAGCGGTGGCCCCAATTGGATGGTTTGAGGTTTGAAGATGTCCTTATTTCATTTCCTGATGCAATTCCTTGTGGAGTTAAGGTTGCTGCAGATGGTGGGAAGATAATTCTAAATCCGGATGATAGTTTCATATTGAAGGAAGGGGATGAAGTTCTTGTTATTGCTGAGGATGACGACACCTACTCTCCTGGTCCCCTTCCAGAG GTACGCAGGGgacttttcccaaaaatagcTGACCCTCCGAAATATCCCGAGAGAATACTATTTTGTGGGTGGCGTCGTGACATTGATGATATGATTAAT GTTCTGGAGGCCTTCCTGTCTCCAGGATCAGAATTATGGATATTCAGTGCGGTCCCAGAaaaagatagagagaaaaagctgatAGATGGTGGACTCGATATTTCTAAATTGCAAAATGTAAGACTTGTTCACCATGAGGGGAATGCTGTCATCAAGCGCCACCTTGAGGGCCTCCCTCTCGAGACTTTTGACTCT ATTTTAATTCTTGCAGATGAATCACTGGAAGACTCTATTGTGCATTCGGACTCGAGATCTCTGGCCACCCTCCTCCTTATTCGAGATATACAG TCAAAGCGTCTCCCAAACAAGGATACAAGTTCAACATCTCTAAGGCTTTCGGGATTTTCTCACAGTTCTTGGATAAGTGAAATGCAACAAGCTTCAGACAAGTCTATAATAATCAGTGAAATTCTGGATTCTAGGACCAGAAACTTGGTGTCAGTTTCTAGAATTAGTGACTATGTGCTATCAAATGAGCTGGTTAGCATGGCACTAGCAATGGTGGCTGaagacaaacaaatcaatcggGTGCTTGAGGAGCTTTTTGCAGGGGAG GGGAATGAAATGTGTATCAAACCAGCAGAGTTCTATTTATTTGACCAGGAGGAGCTGTCCTTTTATGATATAATGATCAGGGGCCGACAGAGGCAAGAGATCATCATAGGCTATCGCCTTCCAAATGCGGACCGTGCTATAATTAATCCTTCCGAGAAGTCACAACCGAGGAAATGGTCTCTTGATGATGTATTTGTTGTTATCTCCTCCAGTGAATGA